ATCGTACCTGGTGAATACAACATAAAGCTGACCaatgtattgaaaattaaaacatcaTTTAAACTCATCAATGTCTGCGTGTTAATCGGATTTTATAACCGTTACTGCAAAATTGTCCTTCAATTACGcttcgatgaaattttatagTAATATCCATTTGTGGAACCCGATCatcgacaattttcaaaaacgctTATTCCAAGTTACAACTATCGATATTAACTGACAATGAAAAGGCTAGAATAGTACTTTTCGTAGCATGCGCAGTGTTGCCAACTTGGTGAGAATATTTACCTGTTTAGCGGTTGGCGGGAaatttggcgattttgaaagcAACTTGGCTTTTTTAGCGGGTAATTTTGTGGTTTTCGCCAACTTCACATTTTTACCGGGAAATTTGAtggttcgattttttttcataatggattgatatttacaccatttttttctgcaaaaatttaaataaacacAAAGGAACAATAACAAATGCAAATACACTATACCCACAGTGAAATATGAAACCAAATAAACTAAAACTACAATCAAATATAAACCCAAATAACGAGTCAAATATGATCTCAAATAAACAAACCCAACATCCAGACAAAACCTCAAATGAACAAACCCCAAACAGGTCACATAAAAATTCGAATGCATAaacaattatttgtaaatttcacaTTCAGATTTTCCAATTTGATATCAGATAGAACATTTCTTGTcataaaacacaaaaaaatgaaattggtCACGCTAGCATGCTCGTTTTCGTAGGGTTTTATGTACGCCTTTTGATTGGTTTGTCGGGTTTGGTTTTTGAAGTTTGGTGCGTTTTTTTCGCGGATAACGTAGCTAGTTCCTCTATTTTTGGGGAGAAATTGTCCAGACGAGCCTAGCGGTTTTTGTTGGGATTTGATAAGGACCCTAGTGGGATTACGACAATCCGAGTTGGCAACACTGCATACATGTAAACTGAGTCTATTCCAGTTAGACCGATGTTTTCACCAGCCGTAGGACGGAGGCGGGTCATGCCGAAAACATCGCTCGAACCGAGAAACGGTTTACGAGCGCATACAGAGGCATGAAATAGTACTTTATGTGGCATGCCGCTAAACTAGGTATTTTTAGAGCAAGGATTATGATCTCAGTACGAGCTGAAGGCGAGCCAAAAGCTAGTACTGCTATCACGCCGTCGAACTAACACGTCGCCATAACCTCAATCATCTCGTGTCGTATTTGTCGACTCTTTCACGCCTGTGCCGTTAAAAGTATTGTATGGGACGCGTCCGTGGACTATTTTTGATTCGAataatgatttcagtaataatttcaattattatcctTGCCCTGAAAAAATCTACCTAACGGGCATGCCACATATAGTAACATTTTATGGCCTAgtcatgaaaaattttaaggcTTAAAAGTTTTGCTTCCAATAATAAGTTACGAGTTCTGTGTGAAAACGTCATAAACATAGTGAATTTTGATAGCAGAAtgcaaaatgaagaaaatattctGTTATGCtgcaatttttgaataataaattttacttcaaAAGTAAACTATTAACTTGTTTTCAAACGCTCTTAATTATACTGGAGGATTCGGTGCATCTTGTCGATCAGTTTCAACTTCCAGCGAATGAGAAACTGATTACGTTTTCGGTATTTCCTgccatgaaaaaataaatggttgCCTATCTGCTGGTGCTTATCGCTAAGGTTTACTGAATCATTTATCTCCGTTTTAACAGAATTATTACAACTATCGTAAATgtgtttccaatttttttcttcttaatatTCTGCTTTTAAATACGACTATCTCTTTTGTCTAAATAAAGCAAAAATAGTAATCTTCAAGACATGTGTCGGCGAAAAATAGGATTCCagatcaacattttttcaaagtatgaaTGTTTAAACATCAAGTTTCTATCGACACATCATGCCTGGAAAAATGTTGCCAAGAATATCAAATGACTGACTTTAgctttcagaaaaaaaaggttttaaCCCTTACATTTCTTATTATTCAAAGTTAACTTGTATGTTgcgaatttgaaatcaaatgGCAGCAGCGCACTATTAGTTGTAGATGGTTGAATAAATGGTGTAACaactcttcttcttttctaattTACAACATGTTAGTTCAATCGTAGATTGTCGGGTCAAAGACAGGTGGCATTAACGTTATATCCCATATTTGAGTCGAGTGATGTTGAATTAGTTGAGTGATATATAGGTCATTCCATGCAAAATAATCCAGCCTGTGAGTCTCTCCTTTTGTTTCCCTTTTTACTCAGAGTCGTCAGCTCAAGAATTGaaagacaaaaatttaaaaaaaaataaaaaactggaCCAAGAATATTTTCCTTAACATTTCTTAACAAATTATTCAAGCTATCTCAAAACTATgatgatttaatttttgaaacgatttaCACAATTTATGATGTAAAATACTGAAGTAGGATTCCcgttctttgtatttttccaGAGGGATTTAAACTatacatttcaaaaatttcgatacACTTAGTTATACATTTGTGAATGGtaatttttgttacaattttttataattcaaaaattcaatttaccaTCATAAACCatttcataaataattatgatAAACATTGATGAAACGTAACGAAACTCATCGTAGAAGTGTTTCTGAACGATGCAGACTGAATaggcaaaaaatatttcaagacaGATACTCTAAGCTCTAAATGACTTTTTGAACACTTATTTGCATGTATTTTTTGCAAAGTTGCGCCacattaaaattacaaaatttgttcaagtaAAAACGCATGGCTCGCTAATTTTTCTAAGCAATACGCTCAAAAAATAATCTGAAGTGGTTAGGGTCACAGACCGGGTGGTTTGGCATGGAACTCACCATACAATAtcattgtattattatactatCTAAACTTACAAAGCCCACGCGACAGTTTATTTCATTAGTCTACATGATCCGTACGGTGTCATTGCAGCCCAGTAGTATAAAATATGATAAGCTGTGATGAATGAATTAGATTTATCTTCGGGGTGGTTCAAGTTTCGGCTATATCAAATTTATAAGTTACGAATAAGTTTCgtcgaatttcttttcttctactAAATTGCACAATTCATCGTCTGGCAGCCCTCATAGATAAATCTAATAATTATTGCATTTTACCCGGTTGTTAACTgtttttatgtatatacaaattattttaaataatctaAAATTTAATCAGCATAATTccgatatatatacatgtttcgGATCcgcaaaatataaattaaagaTCGGAAAAAAGCTTAATCGCTAAGTAATAAACCATACCGGCTGTTCCCTTTGTGCAGCGGCCGCCTTTCCTACGGCGGCACATATCATACCTGTTTTTCAGAATAAAAAGATCGAAAgtatgaaattattaattttatacataattatcGAACAAGTTATACATtagggttgaaaaaatatgagtgtgtatatattattgtaaagCTTCCAAATAGGACGATATCTGGTAAATCGATTGTTTAAGTACCTatagaaagtttgaaaaaaatttaggaaacggtaaaaaatagTAACGTTTTGTGGTGaaacaattataaattgaTAAGCTTCCGCTCATTTATTCAGGGGCATGAAATATATCAAGAAATGTTAATTTGGTGgaactatttttgaaatattcctACAAATAcatgataattttttgaaatattaccaaatattttacagcaatatttcaacaatataTAAAGAAACCAAGTTGAAGATATTTCCATCAATGTTACAATATAATTTCGCATTCGTCAGAAATCTAAGAAGAAAACTAGATAATCTTACGTTATTAGCGAatcaaagagaaaataaatgattcaGAATATTTATAGAAATTGTGCCAAATATTTCACGGTAGTGATTGAAGAAAATGccttacaatcatttttaaacatttgtaacaatattacaGAGTAACGTATTGGAATATGAtagaaaatgtttcaaaaatattctaaaaCAACTTTTAACAATAGCCCAAGATGTTTtcctaaaatatttcagtaatattgttaaaaatattccagAGATCATAGAGCAAATATTTCCAAGAAGTGATCGTcagttattgaaatatttcatgcCCTGCAGATTGTGAAAATGTGAGGgatttgctaatttttttttctttctagttttatcacatttttgaaTAGCATTTCGTGAAAAGAACACCTGGACATTTCTTTCTTGGACTTGCGAAGAGCAATTTCCTAGAAAAACAACATGTTCTGCTCAAGAGTTTTCCGTCTTTTGTTCTAACTTGTTTCATGTCACAGATTGACGTTTAAAAAACACCTAATCAGAGGTGTGTATCCATCacggactttttttttactactttGCTTTCTAATTcgaaaacaataatattattatttcttatatACTCTTATTTCTcaacttttttattacatgTAGCTATAGCATGTGATTACGGAAAGGTTCACTGTAAAggtaatttttgtatttgtaatttatattgcataaaaaaataaattttgatgtGTGTATTCCTTCAGAAAAAGTATTCAACTATTCATTAATCACTTGCAAATTTATTATATGGTATGTGcaatatgtatacctatacaggtataatataatgaaaaaattgaaagcaaGAATTCTTGATCATCAGTGATGTTGTGTTAGACTTCTTTACACGTTTGGTAATACCGTGAAACTTCTCTTAACAGACACCTCTCAACAACGGATTCCTTTTTACAATGGACAGTCTAAAAATCTTTAGTAGCACAATTTACACGTTAGTATTGTTCTGAATAGCGGACAATCCTCAATAACGGATATTATTTTTAGTCCCGAAGATGTCTGCTATTGGGAAGTTTcactgtagaaaaaaaatgagttaCTCCTacagaaaattaaatgatgAAATATCGGCTTGCTTGCACTGTTTATGGAGTGTTTGGATTGAACGCGATTGTTCAAGAGTGGCTGTACGGAAtctacacggagagaaaaaactaGAGCTTAAGGTAGTTGGGCAGTAATTTTGGAAATCTTTAATTCACGTGAATATTAgttatgtaattttttgagTAATTCTAAATAATCCTGTAAAGTTTTAAAATGATTTACCGTTTAGTTACTGAGTTTTTTGATATTAAAGTTGAGCTATTTTATACTGTGTTGATAGGGACTGGTTTAAAAACTGAGTTTCGAGTTGGttgttttaaaagaaaatgtttAGAACGGGGAAGAAGTATTGAATAagataaaatgaatatttaggaataatatatcaaatttttgcgaattttGACCATcatttaataattaaaaacgtaatataaaaaaaaatacgattgtAATTTTGGTTAGGTTGTACATGATATTGCTAAAACACTttatttttagtattttttttgcaaatctcCCATTGAATCGTAACTGATCTGACATTTTGATTCACAAAAATAAAGGTTATAGCGAGGTAAACATTAAAGGTTCAAGCAGACTACAATACAAGAAAATCACGTGACGTTgctaaatttattttctattatttgaGGAATACAGTGCTCACAATTATCCATCGAATGGCTTTACTGTCGCTACCCAACTACCTCAACGAACGAACGTTGGATACCTCGATAGCAAGCTTTTCTTTTAGAATATGCTTCTGCGCTGCTTCCGCTCATCGCAAAGAACGGCTCCACGGACAATAAGCTCGGCGTATAGGGACAAACAACAATGttaaagttagtaacgttattctAACGATTTATGCTGAGGAGAAACCATTACTTCGCAATTTTGGAATTGTTAGAAATTTAGTGAAccgtaatgaaacaaaatatactcatattttgaaatctttgtaattggaaaaatgagaaaacggaaattttttttctgtttcgttACGGTATCGTTACAAACATCAATCTCGTGAAAAGTCCCTAGAGTCACTTGGACTAATAGCAAGGCTGTCATGCACTGTAACCATTGAGTTAACCGAAGGATATTTACAAGAGAGCTCACGGATTTTTGCCGTGAGATTCGTTGCGATTGCTTTTCAAGCGAAGCGTCTGCAGTATAAGAGGCGTGGCTTGAAACACAATCGCAAGGAGCCTCACGGAAAAAGTCCGTGGGCTCTCTTAGAAATATCCTTCGGACAACTTCATTGTTTTAGCGAAAGGCAACGTTGCTATGAATCCAATCGGTTCAGATCTTCGCATGTGCGCTGGTgcatttaagaaaaaaaaggatacgTCGCGCATTAAGGTCATGAAGTACTCCTACCTTtgccgaccgagcaaactccgcgtttttctttctatgctaaataaacaaacgaacgaaaagggttcaaatttcgaaggTGCATCGCTCTTTCGTAGCGGAATTCGGGAAGGTTACTCATATTCTgagaatcgtaaaaaaatgtttggttCTTTGACACGTGTTACTATTCCCACAACCAAGGAACGCTCGGCGGTGCGCCTAGCTGACCGTGagagcattttttatttgtgaaattattgcaatttgtAATACTTGTATAGCGGCCTCAATATTGCATGAAAACCGTCTCACAATGGCTCATTTTGCTCCTCATTCTTTCCGAAATTGCGCAAAGCATCTCAGCTATGCACTTTTTGGCCCCtgaaaagagggaaatgtGACAATAGTAATACGTGTCAAAAAACTACACatttttttgacgattttcggGATATGAGTAACATTCCGGGATTCAGCTACAAAAGAGCGATGCACCGTCGAAATTTGGATCCTTTCCGTTTGTTTGATTTTATAATACAGGAAGAAAAGGGGGCGAGTTTGCTCGGCCGGCAAAAGTAGGGGTACTACATGACCTTAAGCCCATGAGGTCCTAGGGAATGGGCAAGAGACGCCTGCGGTGATCGAACGGCAAATAGTCCCTGTGTGAATCCCACAAATTCTTTTGTATTGAGCTCtagttttttctctccgtgcaTACTTTCACACACAAATTTAACGTGTGATTATGAATATTAACACGTGCTCAGCAGTTTGAGGAATAGTTGAAATCGCATCCTCAACTTTGTGGAAACCAGTACAACAAAAGATTCCTCGAATAAATTTGCATACCTAATAATCAAATTTCGAATCGAAAGTTGAATAGTAATGCGAATAGTTTTGCGctcaaataaatttgtttgcACATTTGTTTTGTaagatgattgaaaaatcgatacgAACTACTTGAAAATTGTCGTTTGTTATTAACGGGTATTGATTTTgtgtttattttgtttcagaaGTGAACACTCTTACTTTGTAACCGCTACTGCAATGTCGTAGACCGGAAGTCGCCTCTCGCGGAAAAGGTATTTCCCCATATCGGTCAAGGCAGCTGCTGAATCTATAGCATCTCGACCAACGCGATTCTGTTCCAAATACGGTGTAGCGTCTCTACCCTAGAAGAAAGAAGTTTCATTAATTGCGCCAAGTCAAAAACAAGGCTGCGGACGGTTCAAGTCTTCGCTTTACTGCGACGCCCAATGAAATGGCTACGAACGCAGTTTACCAATTTCTCAAAGTCCAGAACAGGCCTTACAGTGCGAACGACATCACATCAAATTTGCAGGAATTCAGTAAAGCCAATGTCCATAAGGCGTTAGACAATCTGGTCGAGAGTaagaaaatattcgaaaaggTGCGTACGTCAAAGTAATCAGGAaaaagtgggaaaaaaaaattggccaaaaatcatttatcaaattattatatccgTAAGCAGTTAAGATATGTTTGACAATACTCGAGCTCGTCTAAGTTGCGGATTGCTCAAACTCTGAACGGTGCTAATTCGGTTTATTGattattcgaaactttgaacggCATTCAATAATACACATATCCAAAATATTGTAATCACGAACCAGCGTTTGAATATCGATGCAACATTTCTAATAGCTTTAAAATGGTTTCAAATCTAATAGGTTGGTTCAATTCCATGCTTTGAGGCCCCATTTTGTTGGGAAGAATGTTTCctacaaaatattttcctcacattttttttagtacATGGTCTATTCAATATTGAAATCTGTTGATCACAATCAGTAATGACACAACGTTgtcaaattaaatattcaacgataaCAGCGTTATAAAAAGATGGTTTCAATGTTTTGCTAGAAAATaatcttctgaataaaatgaaacatcgCAGAGAGAAATTAAACTAATCTCCTgagttttgaattattttgaagtaatttgaaatgaagctaagcttttgtttataatttcagtattctctattttcatatttacaaatatatcTTTGTAGCTCACAAATAAAACgatttgacaaatattttagTAATATTATTTGCGCCAGTGATAGTCAATACAAATGAAACAATATTCCTACCATGTAATAGAAATAAATCTGAGTACATTCGAACGACAAAAGCTGAGATAtcaataattttcgaaatgattttataattagaacGTTCAATATGATAAAACCcgagtgttttttttcatctaattcTAATGTTTTTGAGCTTATTTTGCTCAACATAAGGATCTCAAGAGAtcgccgaaaaatttttcatcaacaattACAATGAACCGTGCctattctaaaaaaaattaacaccgCTGAATACTTGATGTAACTCTTTATAATTCTGGTTTTATCCATGTGATAGTTTTATGTTCATACTTTCTCTTTATGTTCTCCGAAATTCATAAACTCATAAATCAAACAGTGTGGAAACACTCTGGCATTTTATCCATGTCAAAGTTTATCAGATCTGTCCATTCTTGGTACAGAACAGatccaattttttcacacctGTCACAGTTATAGACATTACTGTTGATTTGAGTGAAACCTGAAATAATTCATGTTTGCTTTGGAcgaatttctatttattctctaatcagataaaaaatataaaatagtaTTGTAAGTTTCTTCAAAAAACAATTATGGATTATTTTCCACTTGTTCCAGATTTATGGGAAGCAAAAAGTTTACTGCGTCGTTCAGGATGGAATACAGGAGCCAGAAGAATTTATGCGAATTCAAAGGGAACTAGACCTTTACTTGCCGCAAATTACTTCGAAGAAACTGGAACTCGAACGAGAGCTTCGTTCAAAAGAAGCCGAACTTGCAGCGCTGAAGTCAAGCTTGTCACTTACTGaagcgaaaaatgaaaatactagacttttgaattcaattaagAAAATGGAAGATGAATTGGAAACCATAATTAGCAAAAATGGatccgaaaattttggcgaagTGAAAACATGCTtgcttaaaaaaattgaaaattatacacgcGAGTATTCAAAGAGAAAACGACTCTGTgctgaaataattgaatctaTTCTTGAAGGATTTCCTGGGACAAAAAAAGGCCTGTACGAAGAAATCGGCATTGAAACTGTAGATTTGGGATGATTCgtacttaaaaaaataatactgctatcttattacaatttttattatctcttATTTCGCTTTTTCACGACGAACTTGgagtatatttatttttagcaaaaaatactgaaaatgtgttttttttgtcgtttaaTTCAATATCCTCGACTTTTTTCCCACAAATATTTCTGAATACTTCACAGTAGAGTGTGGAAAGTTTAGAAAAATAGTTTCAACAgtttttgagtaaaaaaatagaataaacgCAACATTGCAGGACAGTCGGTGACtcgatatttatattatttttttttattttaagcTACGATAACCATCGCACAGTACATTTTTCCTTGAGATTTTCAGTGACAATGAATTATCATGTAacatttttggtaatttttttaatatcataTTCTCACCtatcctttttattttttattttttttttactttgaaacTGTAAAGATTACCGTTCCACAAAGATTCTTCTAATATCTGcaaatttccgaaaatgaGACAAGACAAG
The sequence above is drawn from the Neodiprion pinetum isolate iyNeoPine1 chromosome 2, iyNeoPine1.2, whole genome shotgun sequence genome and encodes:
- the LOC124213448 gene encoding homologous-pairing protein 2 homolog, with translation MATNAVYQFLKVQNRPYSANDITSNLQEFSKANVHKALDNLVESKKIFEKIYGKQKVYCVVQDGIQEPEEFMRIQRELDLYLPQITSKKLELERELRSKEAELAALKSSLSLTEAKNENTRLLNSIKKMEDELETIISKNGSENFGEVKTCLLKKIENYTREYSKRKRLCAEIIESILEGFPGTKKGLYEEIGIETVDLG